From a region of the Mauremys mutica isolate MM-2020 ecotype Southern chromosome 12, ASM2049712v1, whole genome shotgun sequence genome:
- the LOC123344865 gene encoding tripartite motif-containing protein 10-like — translation MAAKRGLQEPVNCSICLASFNDPVILIKCGHNFCRACITQYCQESKTSPRYRCPQCREPFRAGEFQPNRDLRNVVEIAKKFPAPSGERACEKHKALLQLFCEVDQTPICLVCRESRRHRDHPVLPIEEAAQDYQEQIRSRLESLKKERDEILSYKSSGEKTSQELLKQLETERQKIVAEFQQLRQLLEEQERLLLAELEELNKEIEKGRAEYVAKLSEELSSFSSLIREMEKCQRPASEFLQDIKGTLSRCEREKFQNPVAFSSDLKWRLWESSHRNAPLETIVKEFKDSLSSRQRLDKANVTLDPDTAHPRLLVSADRRSVRWELTLQDLPNNPERFDIVPCVLGCEGFTSGRHYWEVEVGRGGVCAVGVARECMSRKGGISLNPEQGIWAVQVWKDQSWALTSPGQSIPLSPSQAPRRIRVYLDYEGGQVTFFDAGTGDPIVTFPPASFAGERIRPFFLCDLGCTARLL, via the exons ATGGCCGCAAAACGGGGGTTACAAGAGCCTGTTAATTGTTCCATTTGCCTGGCTTCTTTTAACGACCCGGTGATTCTCATCAAGTGCGGACACaacttctgccgagcctgcatcactCAGTACTGCCAGGAGTCCAAAACCTCCCCCCGGTATcgctgccctcagtgcagagaacccTTCCGGGCAGGGGAGTTCCAGCCTAACCGGGACCTGAGGAATGTCGTGGAAATAGCCAAAAAATTCCCAGCGCCAAGCGGGGAGAGAGCGTGTGAAAAACATAAGGCGCTTTTGCAACTCTTCTGTGAAGTGGATCAAACCCCGATCTGCCTGGTGTGCAGAGAGTCCCGCAGACACAGAGACCACCCCGTGCTTCCTATCGAGGAGGCGGCCCAGGATTACCAG GAACAAATTCGGAGCCGTTTGGAGAgtttgaaaaaagagagagacgagATTCTGTCGTATAAATCGAGTGGGGAAAAAACAAGCCAGGAACTACTG AAACAGCTGGAAactgagaggcagaagattgtggctgaatttcagcaactgcgcCAGCttttggaggaacaagagcgactcctgctggccgaGCTGGAAGAGCTGAATAAGGAAATTGAAAAGGGGAGGGCTGAGTATGTTGCCAAactatctgaggaactatcctcTTTCAGTTCCCTGATCCGTGAGATGGAGAAGTGCCAGCggccagcgagtgaattcctgcag gacatcaaaggcaccttgagcag GTGCGAGAGGGAGAAGTTTCAGAACCCAGTGGCCTTTTCTTCTGACCTGAAATGGAGACTCTGGGAATCTTCTCACAGAAATGCACCTCTGGAGACCATAGTGAAGGAATTCAAAG ACTCACTCTCGTCCAGACAGCGGTTGGACAAAG cgaacgtgactctggatccagacacggcccaTCCCCGACTCCTTGTGTCTGCGGATCGGAGAAGTGTGAGATGGGAACtcacactgcaggacctgcccaacaaccctgagagatttgacattgtgccctgtgtgctgggctgtgagggattcacctcgggccgacactactgggaggtggaggtggggagggggggagtctgtgctgtgggggtggccagagagtgtatgagcaggaagggagggatcagccttaaccctgagcaggggatctgggctgtgcagGTCTGGAAggatcagagctgggctctgacaTCCCCTGGGCAGAGCATCCCCTTGTCCCCGAGCCAGGCGCCACGCAGGATCCGGGTGTATCTGGACTATGAAGGGGGGCAGGTGACGTTTTTCGATGCTGGTACCGGGGACCCGATCGTCACTTTCCCGCCGGCCTCTTTCGCCGGGGAGAGAATCCGCCCGTTCTTCCTCTGTGATCTTGGTTGTACTGCGCGGCTCCTCTAG